A genome region from Dreissena polymorpha isolate Duluth1 chromosome 16, UMN_Dpol_1.0, whole genome shotgun sequence includes the following:
- the LOC127861982 gene encoding putative defense protein Hdd11-like isoform X1: MKAAPCLLCFVVFMCECHVISSYKSGAPPSACVDMFPEGHRVDSQNRTPPYVILVSSTVYQNEWELITVKVNALDGYYIAGLLLQARRSNCSDPGPVGIFDLSKADSSTVQKFKTMECMERKDSAITHTRDTSSHPVRETVFSFFTPAANVGHFYFVATIVKTKDIFWTGVTSDVIRKHENNTPLMTCPMRTQYDPHNINTTPGPYATTKSPHSGSTYPHNRNTTPGPYATSVSLLFLATLLHLVYLS, translated from the exons ATGAAAGCAGCGCCGTGTCTTCTTTGCTTCGTCGTCTTCATGTGCGAGTGCCACGTGATCAGCAGCTACAAGAGCGGGGCGCCACCCAGTGCGTGCGTGGATATGTTCCCCGAGGGCCATCGCGTGGACTCCCAGAACAGGACACCCCCCTACGTCATCCTTGTGTCTTCTACAGTATACCAGAATGAGTGGGAGCTGATAACAG TGAAAGTTAATGCCCTGGACGGGTACTACATTGCCGGGCTACTACTGCAGGCCCGGCGATCGAACTGCTCGGACCCCGGACCTGTAGGCATCTTTGATCTGTCTAAGGCAGATAGCTCAACGGTCCAAAAATTCAAGACGATGGAATGCATGGAACGCAAAGAT AGCGCAATTACACACACACGCGACACGTCATCGCATCCTGTACGAGAGACGGTTTTCTCCTTCTTCACACCCGCAGCCAACGTGGGTCACTTCTATTTCGT cGCCACCATTGTCAAGACAAAAGACATATTCTGGACGGGTGTCACATCTGACGTCATACGGAAGCACGAAAACAACACGCCGCTGATGACGTGCCCCATGCGGACCCAGTATGACCCGCACAACATCAACACCACCCCTGGACCTTACGCCACCACCAAGAGTCCCCATAGCGGCAGCACATACCCGCACAACAGAAACACCACCCCTGGACCTTACGCCACTAGCGTGTCTCTACTGTTTCTAGCGACTTTGTTGCACTTGGTGTATTTATCATAA